Proteins encoded in a region of the Wenzhouxiangella sp. XN201 genome:
- a CDS encoding helix-turn-helix domain-containing protein, with protein MPSTNTALDLELLRRRCARCDLRELCLPAGMGSDDVERIDQMVADRANLATGDTLYHAGSPFRALYVVKSGSLKTQAVSEGGELQILGFHLPGELLGFDALASESHQCSAEALEASSICRLPYSELERISASVPGLQRQFMRLVSREMGDDHVHMAMMGRNQAISRLALFLHSLSKRHARLGRRDDVITLSMSRADLANYLGLVLETVSRLFGRIQDMGLIEVRRREIKILDAEGLKNLGDH; from the coding sequence ATGCCATCGACCAATACTGCGCTAGACCTTGAGCTGCTCCGACGTCGTTGTGCACGCTGCGATTTGCGCGAGCTGTGCCTGCCCGCCGGCATGGGCAGCGACGATGTCGAGCGCATCGACCAGATGGTGGCCGACCGCGCAAACCTGGCCACCGGCGACACGCTCTATCACGCCGGCTCGCCCTTCCGCGCGCTGTATGTGGTCAAGTCCGGCTCGCTCAAGACCCAAGCGGTGTCCGAAGGCGGTGAATTGCAGATTCTCGGATTCCATCTGCCCGGCGAGCTGCTCGGCTTCGATGCCCTGGCCAGCGAAAGCCACCAGTGCAGTGCCGAAGCGCTTGAAGCCTCCAGCATCTGCCGGCTGCCGTACTCCGAGCTCGAACGCATCAGCGCTTCGGTGCCCGGGCTGCAGCGCCAGTTCATGCGCCTGGTCAGTCGTGAAATGGGCGACGACCACGTCCACATGGCGATGATGGGTCGCAATCAGGCGATCAGCCGCCTGGCCTTGTTCCTGCACAGCCTGAGCAAGCGCCACGCCCGCCTGGGGCGACGCGACGACGTCATCACCCTGAGCATGTCGCGCGCCGACCTGGCCAACTACCTGGGCCTGGTGCTGGAAACCGTCAGCCGCCTGTTCGGGCGAATACAGGACATGGGCCTGATCGAGGTCAGGCGGCGCGAAATCAAGATTCTCGACGCCGAGGGCCTCAAGAACCTGGGCGATCACTGA